One segment of Candidatus Methylacidiphilales bacterium DNA contains the following:
- a CDS encoding IS4 family transposase — protein sequence MHTGQIVFAQLMEHVPHYSFQRIVRRYNGERRMREFSCWDQFVCMAFGQLTFRESLRDLEVCLRSRPENLYHMGIRGRVSRSTLADANERRDWRIYAEIATVLIRRARKLYAQDNFAVELEATAYALDASTIDLCLSLFPWARFRTTKAAIKVNTLLDLRGSIPSLISITEGKRHEVNWLDDLIFEAGSFYIMDRGYLDFKRLHRIGQAGAFFVIRAKERMRFCRLYSHPINTASGVRCDQTISLTGQYSAIDYPDKLRRIRFYDTEQKRALVFLTNNFTLPADTIATLYKCRWQIELFFKWIKGNLHIKRFLGNSLNAVKTQIWIAVCVYVLVAIVKKQLKIDLSLHSILQILSLNAFQQEPLYELLMKNYHKFEPIYDSNQLSFKHF from the coding sequence ATGCACACAGGCCAGATTGTTTTTGCCCAACTCATGGAGCATGTCCCGCACTATTCCTTCCAACGCATCGTCCGGCGTTACAACGGAGAACGGCGGATGCGGGAGTTTTCCTGCTGGGATCAGTTTGTATGCATGGCCTTTGGTCAACTGACATTTCGGGAGAGCTTGCGAGATCTGGAGGTTTGTCTGCGTTCGCGCCCGGAAAATCTCTATCACATGGGAATTCGCGGACGAGTGAGCCGCAGCACATTGGCCGATGCCAACGAGCGGCGCGACTGGCGCATCTACGCCGAGATCGCAACCGTGTTGATTCGACGGGCGCGAAAACTCTACGCTCAAGACAACTTTGCCGTGGAACTGGAGGCCACCGCTTACGCTTTGGATGCCAGCACCATCGACCTGTGTTTGAGTTTGTTCCCTTGGGCGCGATTTCGCACCACCAAGGCCGCCATCAAGGTCAACACCCTTCTGGATTTGCGCGGCTCCATTCCCAGTTTGATCTCGATTACCGAGGGAAAACGGCACGAAGTCAACTGGCTGGACGATCTGATTTTCGAGGCCGGGTCCTTCTATATTATGGATCGGGGCTACCTCGATTTCAAACGGCTCCATCGCATCGGCCAAGCTGGCGCTTTCTTTGTGATTCGCGCCAAGGAGCGCATGCGATTCTGTCGGCTCTATTCTCATCCTATCAACACGGCCAGCGGGGTGCGTTGCGACCAGACCATTTCTCTGACCGGCCAATACAGCGCCATCGATTACCCCGACAAACTGCGGCGCATCCGCTTCTACGACACCGAACAAAAACGAGCTCTGGTGTTTCTGACCAACAACTTCACCCTGCCAGCAGACACTATCGCAACGCTCTACAAATGCCGCTGGCAAATCGAACTCTTCTTCAAATGGATCAAGGGCAATCTCCATATCAAGCGATTCCTTGGCAACTCGCTCAACGCCGTCAAAACACAAATCTGGATTGCAGTCTGCGTTTATGTGCTGGTGGCCATCGTCAAAAAACAACTCAAAATCGATTTGAGTCTTCACTCCATTCTCCAGATTTTGAGCCTCAACGCCTTTCAGCAAGAGCCTCTCTATGAACTACTTATGAAAAACTATCACAAATTCGAGCCTATATATGATTCTAACCAGTTGTCATTCAAGCACTTTTAA
- a CDS encoding type II toxin-antitoxin system prevent-host-death family antitoxin gives MKAITYTAARESLANTMDRVCFDHDPVIITRNRDQAVVMISLEDYESLQETAYLLRSPANARRLMESIAELESGKGIKKQIQELVRE, from the coding sequence ATGAAGGCAATCACGTACACCGCCGCACGCGAGAGTCTGGCGAACACGATGGATCGGGTCTGTTTCGATCATGATCCTGTTATCATTACCCGGAACCGCGACCAGGCCGTGGTCATGATTTCATTGGAGGATTATGAATCCTTGCAGGAGACAGCCTATTTGCTCCGCTCCCCTGCCAATGCGCGCCGCTTGATGGAGTCGATTGCCGAACTCGAAAGTGGGAAGGGGATAAAAAAGCAGATTCAAGAATTGGTCCGGGAATGA
- a CDS encoding sigma-54 dependent transcriptional regulator, which produces MSHILIIEDEHALASALKAVCQRLGHEAVLCPSGQLGLDELARGEFSLLILDIGLPDMSGLAVLEELRRNKRPLPVLVITAHGNLRNAVAAKKLGAEAYLVKPLDLQEVEKNLRQLLNSTPAAPAPGRPARPDEPTLLVGAAPCMQRCFTEIAQACSTGAPVLITGPTGTGKTLAARVIHSNSSRREGPFITLHCNAFPEQLLESELFGHEKNSFTGALASKEGHIERARNGTLFLDEIADIAPAVQSKLLRFVEERIFLRVGGREEIHVDLRLITATNKNLREEVRAGRFREDLYYRLHVLEIELPALNRRTEDIPVIAAVLLGATTPERHLQLAPETLEMLRRYQWPGNVRELRNALEHAAAYCSGSVIFPQHLPVEIREHRNASGAADALDLAIQDWLRQSMPDARDYAHLRDKLETMLLKHLLCRFDNKPTVLAREMNLNRVTLRKKLRDLFQNDPEKAD; this is translated from the coding sequence ATGAGCCACATCCTGATCATCGAAGACGAACATGCGCTTGCGTCCGCGCTTAAAGCCGTATGCCAGCGCCTCGGACATGAAGCTGTCCTATGCCCTTCGGGTCAGCTCGGTTTGGACGAATTGGCGCGCGGCGAATTCTCGCTCCTCATCCTCGACATCGGCCTTCCGGACATGAGCGGCCTTGCGGTGTTGGAGGAACTGCGCCGGAATAAGCGCCCGCTGCCAGTCCTTGTTATTACCGCACACGGCAATCTTCGAAATGCGGTGGCTGCAAAAAAACTCGGCGCCGAAGCCTATCTGGTAAAACCTCTGGATCTCCAGGAAGTGGAAAAAAATCTGCGCCAATTGCTGAATTCCACACCCGCCGCCCCGGCACCCGGCCGTCCGGCCAGACCGGATGAACCCACATTGCTTGTCGGCGCCGCGCCCTGCATGCAGCGTTGTTTTACGGAAATTGCCCAAGCCTGCAGTACTGGAGCACCCGTATTGATCACCGGGCCCACGGGTACCGGCAAGACCCTTGCCGCCCGCGTGATTCATTCCAACAGCTCCCGGCGTGAGGGGCCGTTTATTACCCTGCATTGCAACGCATTCCCCGAACAGCTTCTGGAAAGCGAGCTCTTCGGGCACGAAAAAAATTCCTTTACCGGCGCACTCGCCTCAAAGGAGGGGCACATCGAACGCGCGCGAAACGGCACGCTTTTCCTCGATGAAATCGCCGATATCGCGCCGGCCGTGCAATCCAAACTCCTTCGCTTTGTGGAGGAACGTATTTTTCTCCGCGTCGGAGGGCGCGAGGAAATCCATGTGGATCTCCGGCTGATCACCGCCACCAATAAAAACCTGCGCGAGGAAGTCCGGGCCGGCAGGTTCCGGGAGGATCTTTACTACCGCCTGCACGTTTTGGAAATTGAACTCCCCGCGCTCAACCGCCGCACGGAAGATATTCCGGTAATCGCCGCCGTCCTGCTCGGCGCAACAACTCCGGAACGTCATCTCCAGCTTGCTCCCGAAACGCTTGAGATGCTCCGGCGTTACCAGTGGCCCGGCAATGTGAGGGAACTCCGCAATGCGCTGGAACACGCCGCCGCCTATTGTTCCGGCAGCGTCATTTTCCCGCAACATCTGCCCGTTGAAATCCGCGAACACCGCAATGCCTCCGGCGCTGCCGATGCGTTGGATCTTGCGATCCAGGATTGGCTGCGGCAGAGCATGCCGGACGCCCGCGACTATGCCCATCTGCGCGACAAACTCGAAACAATGCTCCTCAAGCATCTCCTTTGCCGCTTCGACAACAAACCCACTGTGCTGGCACGCGAGATGAACCTCAACCGCGTCACCCTCCGCAAAAAACTCCGGGACCTATTCCAAAATGATCCGGAAAAGGCTGATTGA
- the nadA gene encoding quinolinate synthase NadA: MDSLQKRVLELKKERNAVILAHNYQTAGIQEVADYVGDSLGLSYQAQQTNADVILFCGVHFMAETARIVNPSKTVILPDLNAGCSLSDSCPAEQLKAHLDRNPGKYVVAYINCSAAVKALSDVICTSGNAAKIVERVPKDREILFVPDQNLGEWVMQKTGRPMELWQGNCYVHIEFTHQSISKIREKYPDAPIVAHPECTRAVRMLADEVCSTEKMVQYCRASNADAFIIVTESGMLHRLRRELPGKTFIPGPTDACACADCRYMKMNTLEKMVRALETLEPKIEMPADLMDRARVPIQRMLDWSRN; this comes from the coding sequence ATGGATTCTTTGCAGAAACGAGTGCTCGAGCTCAAAAAGGAGCGGAATGCCGTCATTCTGGCTCATAACTATCAGACTGCCGGCATCCAGGAAGTCGCGGACTATGTCGGCGATTCCCTGGGCTTGTCCTATCAGGCGCAGCAGACCAACGCGGATGTCATTTTATTTTGCGGGGTTCATTTCATGGCGGAAACCGCCAGGATCGTGAACCCGTCCAAGACTGTCATTCTGCCGGATTTGAACGCTGGCTGCTCGCTTTCGGATTCCTGCCCGGCGGAGCAGTTGAAGGCCCACCTCGACCGCAATCCGGGAAAATATGTCGTGGCGTATATCAACTGTTCGGCTGCGGTCAAGGCGTTGAGCGACGTGATTTGCACCTCGGGTAATGCGGCCAAAATTGTGGAACGGGTGCCGAAGGACCGCGAGATTTTGTTTGTCCCGGACCAGAATCTGGGGGAATGGGTGATGCAAAAAACGGGGCGGCCGATGGAGCTCTGGCAGGGTAATTGTTATGTTCACATCGAATTCACGCATCAGAGCATCAGCAAAATCCGGGAAAAATATCCTGACGCTCCGATAGTCGCGCATCCGGAATGTACACGTGCGGTGCGCATGCTGGCGGACGAGGTGTGTTCCACGGAAAAGATGGTGCAGTACTGCCGGGCCTCCAATGCGGACGCGTTTATCATCGTGACGGAGTCGGGCATGTTGCACCGTTTGCGCCGGGAGTTGCCCGGCAAGACGTTTATACCCGGTCCAACGGATGCCTGCGCCTGCGCGGATTGCCGTTACATGAAGATGAACACGCTGGAAAAGATGGTGCGGGCTCTGGAGACGCTGGAGCCAAAGATCGAGATGCCTGCCGACCTCATGGATCGCGCCCGCGTGCCGATTCAGCGGATGTTGGATTGGAGCCGGAACTGA
- a CDS encoding ATP-binding protein produces MDKYRTWSLWLRIAIPFLLFVVIGSIVLCAWLYLNAQQESHTEFATLARVNAGFIHSSRLPTTERMAQELGRILDLDVYFRQTGKEIIPPLPGDLKKRGASISSLSPADGVVQLESSIEAVSAPIDATCDLIFIRPVQKFELLQRPLTLVILLSFWVLSLVLAWTLTRGVVRPLRILASRLPHIETDDVLSLPGMERDDEIGLLARAYHQTHSQLSLERQRREKAERLALLGRMATGLAHEINNPVSAIRMHLQLMEASKKLDTSAIPLILGETAKIESLINQWMFLTRPAPPQISTANIGELVASVVKSLQLQADHARVTIAVDIAPGLHAEVDARRISQALGNIILNAIQAMPSGGTLRITGHADNGNALLTFADTGRGFSENALQHYADLFYSEKEGGMGIGLSVSAEIIKAHGGAIEVANLPAGGACVSLALPASNPS; encoded by the coding sequence ATGGACAAATACCGCACATGGAGCCTCTGGCTTCGCATCGCCATTCCCTTCCTTCTCTTTGTCGTCATTGGTTCGATTGTACTTTGCGCCTGGCTCTATCTTAACGCCCAACAGGAGTCGCACACCGAGTTTGCCACTCTTGCCCGCGTCAATGCCGGGTTCATTCATTCCTCGCGGCTTCCCACAACGGAGCGGATGGCGCAGGAACTCGGGCGCATTCTGGATCTCGACGTTTATTTCCGGCAGACTGGAAAAGAAATCATCCCGCCTCTGCCCGGGGACTTAAAAAAACGCGGAGCAAGCATCTCAAGCCTTTCACCGGCTGACGGCGTAGTACAGTTGGAATCTTCCATTGAAGCGGTCAGCGCGCCCATCGACGCCACATGCGATCTCATATTTATCCGCCCTGTTCAGAAATTCGAGCTGTTGCAACGCCCGCTCACCCTGGTGATACTGCTTTCATTCTGGGTGTTGTCGCTGGTACTGGCGTGGACGCTCACCCGCGGCGTGGTGCGCCCGCTTCGCATTCTCGCATCACGTCTGCCTCATATTGAAACGGACGATGTTCTTTCGCTGCCCGGCATGGAAAGAGACGACGAGATCGGCCTGCTTGCCCGCGCCTATCACCAGACGCACAGCCAGCTTTCCCTTGAGCGCCAGCGTCGCGAAAAAGCGGAACGGCTTGCCCTGCTAGGCAGGATGGCCACGGGGCTTGCCCATGAAATCAACAATCCGGTTTCCGCCATTCGAATGCACTTGCAGTTGATGGAGGCCTCGAAAAAATTGGACACCTCCGCCATCCCTCTCATCCTGGGCGAAACCGCAAAAATCGAGAGCCTTATCAATCAATGGATGTTTCTCACCCGGCCCGCCCCGCCACAAATTTCAACCGCCAACATCGGCGAACTCGTCGCAAGTGTTGTGAAGTCACTACAACTGCAAGCCGACCATGCGCGCGTCACGATTGCCGTGGACATTGCACCCGGTCTCCATGCCGAAGTGGATGCGCGCAGAATCAGCCAGGCTCTGGGCAATATCATCCTCAACGCGATCCAGGCCATGCCCTCGGGCGGCACGCTGCGGATCACAGGCCATGCCGATAATGGAAATGCCCTGCTCACTTTTGCAGACACAGGACGCGGCTTTTCCGAAAACGCGCTGCAACATTATGCGGATCTTTTTTATTCTGAGAAAGAAGGAGGCATGGGCATCGGCCTCAGCGTTTCGGCTGAAATTATAAAAGCGCACGGCGGCGCCATCGAAGTTGCCAACCTGCCTGCCGGTGGCGCATGCGTCTCCCTTGCACTTCCCGCATCCAACCCCTCATGA
- a CDS encoding Fic family protein, which produces MSTLSPLPLKEFSTLETRTIWVALAEAHRYLAELKGLCESLPNQGILLDTLGIQEAKDSSEIENIITTHDELYASQPESSVSAAAKEVRHYVSALRVGYEAVRKSGLIRLDTVLAVQAELEQNRAGLRKLPGTVLKNEITGRVIYEPPQDAAEVESLMGNLIDFIHAEDGLDPLLRMALAHHQFESIHPFYDANGRTGRILNLLMLQREGLLDLPVLYLSRYITTSKADYYQLLQTVRDESRWEEWCLYLLKGVAVTSRSAIVLVKAFRDLMLKTKHKLREQLPKLYSQDLLNNLFRYPYTKIEYVERELGVSRITASKYLNQITRIGLLRKQKMGKTNFYINEPLFALLSGVTLEP; this is translated from the coding sequence ATGTCCACCCTATCGCCTCTGCCACTCAAGGAATTCTCCACGCTGGAGACCCGTACCATTTGGGTAGCATTGGCCGAGGCACACCGGTATTTGGCCGAACTGAAGGGACTCTGCGAATCGCTGCCGAATCAGGGGATTTTGCTGGATACACTGGGCATCCAGGAGGCGAAAGACAGTTCCGAAATCGAAAATATCATTACCACGCACGACGAACTTTACGCGTCACAGCCGGAGTCGTCCGTTTCCGCAGCGGCGAAGGAAGTGCGTCACTATGTGTCTGCCCTGCGCGTCGGCTATGAAGCGGTGCGGAAATCAGGTCTAATCCGGCTTGATACGGTGCTGGCCGTGCAGGCGGAACTGGAGCAGAACCGGGCGGGATTGCGGAAGCTGCCCGGCACAGTGTTGAAGAACGAGATCACGGGCCGGGTAATCTATGAACCCCCACAGGATGCCGCCGAGGTGGAATCCCTCATGGGGAACCTGATTGATTTCATCCATGCCGAAGATGGCCTCGATCCCTTGCTGCGCATGGCGCTGGCGCATCATCAATTTGAAAGCATCCATCCTTTTTACGATGCGAACGGGCGCACGGGTCGCATCCTGAACCTGCTCATGCTCCAGCGCGAAGGCCTGCTGGACCTGCCGGTGCTTTATCTGAGCCGCTACATCACGACGAGCAAGGCGGATTATTATCAGCTCCTCCAAACCGTGAGGGACGAGAGTCGCTGGGAGGAGTGGTGCCTTTATCTGCTAAAGGGCGTGGCTGTCACCTCGCGCAGTGCAATTGTCCTGGTGAAAGCCTTCCGCGATTTGATGCTGAAGACAAAGCACAAGCTCCGGGAACAGTTGCCGAAGCTCTACAGTCAGGATTTGCTGAACAATCTCTTCCGTTATCCCTACACAAAGATTGAATATGTGGAGCGGGAGTTGGGAGTCTCCCGCATCACGGCGAGCAAATATCTGAACCAGATCACCAGGATCGGATTGTTGCGAAAACAGAAAATGGGCAAGACAAACTTCTATATCAACGAACCGTTGTTTGCCCTGCTGAGTGGAGTCACGCTGGAGCCATGA